One genomic segment of Bacillota bacterium includes these proteins:
- a CDS encoding CpsD/CapB family tyrosine-protein kinase, translating to MPRPDERRLVVQEDPKAVSSEAFRTLRTNLQFASPDVELRAVLFTSPGPAEGKSTVSSNLAVSVAQTGTEIVLVDSDLRKPTVHKIFGLNNSVGLTSVLTGQIKLEDAVQKTKIDGLSVLTSGPIPPNPAELLQSKSMRGIVERLKQEHERVLFDAPPVLPVADAMILSAYVDGVIMVIPANHVPREMAVRAKELLENTNARLLGVVLNQVKYSRDGEQYYYNYYTSESK from the coding sequence ATGCCTAGACCCGATGAGCGCAGATTAGTTGTGCAGGAAGACCCGAAAGCTGTTAGTTCCGAGGCGTTTCGAACTCTGAGAACTAATCTGCAGTTTGCTTCGCCTGATGTTGAGTTGAGAGCAGTATTATTCACCAGCCCCGGGCCAGCAGAAGGCAAATCAACGGTGAGCTCAAATTTAGCTGTTTCTGTTGCCCAGACAGGTACTGAGATTGTCTTGGTCGACAGCGACCTGCGCAAACCGACAGTCCATAAAATATTTGGTCTGAATAATTCTGTTGGTTTAACCAGCGTTTTAACAGGTCAGATTAAACTAGAAGACGCTGTACAGAAAACCAAAATAGATGGTTTATCTGTGTTAACCTCTGGACCGATCCCGCCTAATCCGGCGGAACTGCTTCAATCCAAGTCGATGAGAGGCATTGTTGAGAGGTTAAAACAGGAGCATGAGCGAGTACTGTTTGACGCACCGCCGGTGCTCCCGGTTGCCGATGCCATGATTCTGTCTGCCTATGTTGATGGAGTTATCATGGTGATTCCAGCTAATCATGTGCCCCGTGAAATGGCTGTGCGAGCTAAAGAACTGCTGGAGAACACCAATGCCAGACTCCTGGGCGTCGTTCTGAATCAGGTGAAATACTCGCGGGATGGCGAGCAGTATTACTATAACTACTATACATCAGAAAGTAAATAG